The following proteins are encoded in a genomic region of Acidobacteriota bacterium:
- a CDS encoding universal stress protein: MRILIATDGSDYSKAAVEQACRLVINPLNAEILIVSAYEDTYPITAEPFAVSAEYYQQVEAAVRDQAGVFVEDAKKAIQDKFQGSGLVISTEVLRGSPDQEILNKAKEWNADLIVVGSHGRGFWGRLLGSVSNGVVHHAPCSVLVVRQ, encoded by the coding sequence ATGAGAATACTTATTGCAACCGACGGTTCGGATTACAGCAAAGCTGCGGTTGAGCAAGCCTGCCGTTTGGTGATAAATCCGTTGAATGCTGAGATCTTGATCGTTTCGGCTTATGAGGACACTTATCCGATCACTGCCGAGCCATTCGCGGTGTCGGCCGAATATTACCAGCAAGTGGAAGCCGCCGTCCGCGATCAGGCCGGCGTATTCGTCGAAGACGCAAAAAAGGCGATTCAAGACAAGTTTCAAGGCTCTGGTCTAGTGATATCGACAGAGGTGTTAAGAGGATCGCCTGACCAGGAAATACTCAATAAAGCTAAAGAGTGGAACGCCGATCTGATCGTCGTCGGTTCGCACGGACGCGGTTTTTGGGGTCGTCTCTTGGGTTCGGTCTCGAACGGCGTCGTTCATCATGCACCATGCTCCGTTCTTGTTGTACGACAATAG